Proteins encoded by one window of Yamadazyma tenuis chromosome 2, complete sequence:
- a CDS encoding uncharacterized protein (EggNog:ENOG503NY1S; COG:S): protein MVEKISYLEIKLNSPHKDVVVIKGNENECDPVLFEGQVKLSLNSNIHFRKIKLSLIGEASIVYFSRNQQGEIQDQIVEKLVTLKVDWDNLLVNEQGSIVLGAYGDKPVKSYKVKKLHSAREGGSSGTSTPTGKPGFFRTNSTPHFDEFDQSSIKLPVSGVDGTPFKNHPSHHSFLLPKGNYTLPFSVVLPTNVSETVEGLSVGKMLYHLQCTVQKGIFDKPLVKSRYLRIFRTLHPTNLSLVDNSEINSTWPGKVEYMVCVHKKGLAMGSKVPIKIKMVPLAKGLKLKRVVCEIVQHHHVSSMVESSPEFENIIGTQQIYGKLTDDQLSSDCWEFSCNYRVPSRLQELTQTCTLNHELIQVRHRLRIVIHIQNPDGRTSELRANLPVTIYISSNIGHVYGNHAEVDPVTGVVNLSKNIDDPVFKRDRKCAMSSVNTPLMSPIGSPVASPLQTPLMSPVGSQSDLSGMLQFSAHTPLLSAFPTSILPRGSNLEVEGEEEEEDEEGGSEEDELSNMDPPPPLYEQSKFDKIYDISSPKSPSEQLGMSQMSGGYFDLSSSAIHTRVQSSIDLNVLSKVPSYNEAVEEDDDGSRYPMSPSYDPSIPFTQHSMLSGSNSSLSASLISSHGSLSNLNMNQSRDFSVHQRTRSSFKLNLPKKNTTSRDSR from the coding sequence ATGGTGGAAAAGATTTCATACCTTGAAATCAAGCTCAACTCTCCCCACAAAGATGTTGTTGTCATCAAAGGCAACGAGAACGAATGTGATCCGGTCCTTTTCGAAGGACAGGTGAAACTCTCTCTCAACAGCAACATACACTTCAGGAAGATCAAATTATCGTTGATTGGAGAAGCCAGTATTGTGTACTTTCTGAGGAATCAACAGGGAGAAATTCAGGATCAAATTGTCGAGAAGTTGGTCACTTTAAAGGTTGATTGGGACAATTTATTGGTGAATGAACAAGGATCAATAGTGCTTGGAGCCTATGGAGACAAACCGGTCAAGAGTTATAAGGTGAAAAAACTCCACTCTGCTCGTGAAGGTGGATCAAGTGGTACTTCTACGCCAACAGGAAAACCAGGATTCTTTAGAACTAATAGCACGCCTCAttttgatgagtttgaccAAAGTTCTATCAAGCTTCCAGTTAGTGGGGTAGATGGGACCCCTTTTAAAAACCACCCTTCCCATCActcatttcttcttcccaaGGGTAACTACACACTTCCATTCTCGGTTGTTCTTCCTACGAATGTTAGTGAGACTGTAGAAGGATTGAGTGTCGGTAAAATGTTATATCATTTACAATGTACTGTGCAAAAGGGAATATTTGACAAACCCTTGGTTAAGTCCAGATACCTTAGAATTTTCCGTACATTACATCCCACCAACCTCAGTTTAGTGGATAATTCTGAAATCAATAGTACATGGCCCGGAAAGGTGGAGTATATGGTGTGTGTGCATAAAAAGGGTCTTGCAATGGGGTCTAAAGTGCctatcaaaatcaaaatggTTCCACTCGCAAAAGGTTTAAAATTAAAGCGAGTTGTCTGTGAAATAGTTCAGCACCATCATGTTAGTTCTATGGTTGAACTGTCTCctgagtttgaaaatatcATTGGTACTCAACAAATTTATGGAAAGCTTACTGACGACCAGTTGAGCTCAGACTGTTGGGAATTTTCGTGCAACTATCGAGTACCTAGTCgtcttcaagaacttacTCAAACTTGTACGTTGAACCATGAATTGATTCAAGTCCGTCATCGGCTTCGAATTGTTATCCACATACAAAATCCAGATGGGAGAACTTCAGAGCTTCGTGCAAATCTCCCCGTAACCATTTACATTAGTTCAAATATTGGACATGTGTACGGCAACCATGCAGAGGTAGATCCTGTCACAGGAGTAGTTAATCTTCTGAAAAACATAGATGATCCAGTATTCAAGCGGGATCGGAAATGTGCGATGTCATCTGTGAATACTCCATTGATGTCTCCCATAGGCTCACCAGTAGCCTCTCCTCTTCAAACCCCATTGATGTCACCAGTCGGGTCTCAATCTGATCTTAGTGGAATGCTTCAGTTCCTGGCTCACACCCCATTGTTACTGGCATTTCCCActtcaattcttcctcGAGGATCCAATCTTGAAGTAGagggagaagaagaggaagaagatgaagaagggGGTAGTGAGGAGGACGAATTGTCTAACATGGAccctccaccaccactttATGAACAGTCCAAATTCGATAAAATCTACGATATTTCGAgtccaaaatctccaagtGAACAACTTGGCATGAGCCAGATGTCTGGAGGATATTTTGACCTTCTGCTGCTGGCAATTCACACTCGAGTTCAAAGTTCCATAGACTTGAATGTTTTGAGTAAAGTCCCTAGCTACAATGAAGCGGTAGAGGAAGATGACGATGGCAGCAGATATCCAATGTCTCCTAGTTATGATCCTTCGATTCCATTCACGCAGCATTCAATGCTTTCTGGCTCCAATAGTTCTTTACTGGCTAGTTTGATAAGTAGCCATGGCAGTTTGCTGAATTTGAATATGAACCAGTCAAGAGATTTCAGTGTACACCAACGAACTCGCAGTAgtttcaagttgaacttaCCCAAGAAAAATACCACCAGTCGAGATTCACGTTAA
- the MUM2 gene encoding muddled meiosis- protein (COG:A; EggNog:ENOG503P4DS), which produces MGVATVSSNMGTYNPSSSVGYHNEIEKLKMQLNLKTQMVSNLQKKLTSKESKEMSEMGGKSGSKDIPITNTSFYELFKDVSTQLAAKTKECNNLKTYLESVLISLSMNGKDSSHEDLIHKVVNKINCLSTENEKLMQMICFSNKSNLLIEVGILRNEVQVLKEKLRKFDKIK; this is translated from the coding sequence ATGGGAGTTGCTACAGTTAGTTCTAATATGGGCACGTACAACCCTTCTTCGTCAGTCGGTTACCACAACGAAATAGAGAAGCTCAAGATGCAATTaaatttgaaaactcaGATGGTTTCCAATTTGCAAAAGAAGCTCACATCTAAAGAGTCAAAGGAAATGTCAGAAATGGGAGGGAAATCTGGACTGAAAGATATTCCAATCACCAACACGTCTTTCTACGAGCTCTTTAAGGATGTATCAACTCAATTAGCTGCTAAAACCAAAGAGTgcaacaatttgaaaacttaTTTAGAGTCAGTTCTTATCTCCTTGTCAATGAATGGAAAAGATTCATCACACGAAGACTTAATACACAAGGTAGTGAACAAGATTAACTGCTTGCTGACTGAGaacgagaagttgatgCAGATGATTTGTTTTAGCAACAAACTGAATTTATTGATCGAAGTGGGGATTTTACGCAATGAAGTTCAggttttgaaggaaaagcTTCGTaagtttgacaagattAAGTAG
- the SEC62 gene encoding Translocation protein S62 (COG:U; BUSCO:EOG09263W7L; EggNog:ENOG503NXZB): MSVPGVQLGVPQGSSNKAPNGAQISPQAIQQALAQMKPIAIGLSNYLRDNKILKNRKGLLNNTDDIEFFRYKRLVRALVSDDFKSKQADPKNRLVPIKDAKAAEELSKVLIQTQMIIPVTKLHFHEIRQTNKKWTPKRDKPTLIKSSKAEFSPDSYYMWNYTKPNPFMIVYGLLLIAGVFTVILFPLWPRKMKVGVYYLSMSLLGLLGLFFAIAIVRLIIYLITLLFGKPFWLYPNLFADVGVIESFIPLYEWEKPKKRKSTGSKTSSTVELKDVE; the protein is encoded by the coding sequence ATGTCAGTTCCTGGAGTTCAGCTCGGCGTGCCTCAAGGGCTGTCTAACAAAGCCCCAAATGGAGCCCAGATTTCACCACAAGCAATTCAACAAGCATTAGCACAAATGAAACCTATCGCTATTGGATTGTCCAATTATCTCAGAGACAACAAGATTTTAAAGAACAGAAAAGGCTTATTGAACAATACCGACGATATCGAATTCTTCCGTTACAAAAGACTTGTACGTGCCCTTGTAAGCGATgatttcaagtccaaacaAGCAGACCCTAAGAACAGGTTAGTCCCAATAAAAGATGCTAAAGCAGCTGAAGAGTTATCCAAAGTGTTGATTCAAACTCAAATGATTATTCCCGTCACAAAGCTTCATTTCCATGAAATCAGACAAACTAATAAGAAGTGGACACCTAAAAGAGATAAGCCTACTCTCATCAAAAGCTCCAAGGCCGAGTTTTCACCAGATAGTTATTACATGTGGAATTATACCAAGCCAAATCCATTTATGATTGTGTATGGACTTTTATTGATTGCCGGTGTTTTCACCGTTATTTTGTTCCCATTATGGCCCAGGAAGATGAAAGTTGGTGTTTATTATCTTAGTATGAGTCTCTTGGGTCTCTTGGGTTTGTTCTTTGCCATTGCCATCGTTAGACTTATCATCTACCTCATTACGTTACTTTTCGGTAAGCCTTTCTGGTTGTACCCCAACTTATTTGCTGATGTGGGAGTCATTGAGAGTTTCATTCCTTTATATGAATGGGAGAAACccaagaaaagaaagagCACTGGCTCCAAGACCAGTTCTACGGTGGAATTGAAAGATGTAGAGTAA
- a CDS encoding uncharacterized protein (EggNog:ENOG503NYNK; COG:Z), giving the protein MYTSPSIVIDNGTDTTKAGFASEDLPSLVFNSNYSKASDSSEVIIGDDEIDKYPQNEVYTLLNNGIVYDFDNIAKNWEYVYDHVDNNLRVDPKDFPLTLTEAVNNSDKNKIKTSEIVFEQFEVPIFSLVKKPLCQLYNHGTPSGLVVNLGSASTTITTILDGVIQNKFNFKSSYAGDFIDANILNYLGTQNVELNNWGINCSESYKKYQISKKILKPFKLAMLQCSLNPPMAQPAAYSSLAKKNYQLPNHQYVPVVNEQIDLLEPLFTPQISSLVNVEPKLDDPSTNGLSFFILSVLKNIEMNVLANNRNNFNKAVEVLKALESNILITGNTSLLQGLTSRVINDMYNLIYKYFPEYTHKLHFLNSDLVSVWDKKFSSWLGASNLSLMLNSNSEIVNDWFVSREDYLEYGQDYILEKLK; this is encoded by the coding sequence ATGTATACCAGCCCTTCAATAGTTATAGATAACGGGACAGATACCACCAAGGCCGGCTTCGCCTCTGAAGATTTACCATCGCTAGTTTTCAACAGTAACTATTCCAAGGCGCTGGACTCTAGTGAAGTGATCATTGGCGATGATGAAATAGACAAGTACCCACAGAACGAAGTGTACACTTTATTGAATAATGGTATCGTCTATGATTTCGATAACATCGCCAAAAACTGGGAGTATGTTTATGATCATGTGGACAACAACCTTCGAGTTGATCCCAAGGACTTCCCGCTTACATTGACAGAAGCCGTTAACAATTCAGATAAGAATAAAATCAAAACCAGTGAAATTgtatttgaacaattcgAAGTACCAATTTTCTCGCTTGTGAAAAAGCCATTGTGCCAATTATATAACCATGGAACTCCATCTGGGCTTGTGGTGAACTTAGGATCAGCCTCCACTACCATTACTACCATTTTGGATGGTGTCATTCAGAACAAGTTTAATTTCAAATCCAGTTACGCTGGGGATTTCATTGATGCAAATATTTTGAACTACTTAGGCACTCAAAATgtggaattgaacaactGGGGAATAAACTGTTCTGAATCATACAAGAAGTATCAAATCTCCAAGAAAATTTTGAAACCTTTCAAGCTCGCAATGTTACAATGTTCTTTGAATCCTCCGATGGCACAACCCGCTGCATACAGCTCATTGGCTAAAAAGAACTATCAATTGCCTAACCATCAATACGTGCCTGTTGTCAACGAGCAAATTGATTTGTTGGAGCCACTTTTCACTCCTCAAATAAGCAGTTTGGTTAACGTAGAACCCAAATTGGATGATCCTTCGACTAATGGGTTATCatttttcattttgagTGTATTAAAGAACATTGAAATGAACGTGCTTGCCAACAATAGaaacaatttcaacaaaGCGGTTGAGGTGCTCAAAGCTTTAGAATCCAACATTTTAATCACAGGAAACACTTCTTTGCTTCAAGGTTTAACTTCAAGAGTTATCAACGACATGTACAATTTGATCTACAAGTATTTCCCGGAATACACCCATAAGTTGCACTTTTTGAACTCAGATTTGGTGAGCGTTTGGGACAAGAAATTCAGCAGTTGGTTGGGTGCCAGTAATTTGAGCTTGATGTTGAATCTGAATAGTGAGATTGTAAATGACTGGTTCGTTAGCAGAGAAGATTATTTGGAATACGGCCAGGACTATATCttggagaaattgaagtGA
- a CDS encoding uncharacterized protein (EggNog:ENOG503PCTE; COG:U), whose product MNNIRFNQDNSCMAVASDTESRIFNSEPFGEIYTNDSPVFLLKVLFSTSLTIIVPKEKDNRLLKIFNLKQNLKICELIFPSSIVEIKINKKRLIVVLKIGQIYIYDLSYVKLIKIIEIEPLGSQPFVGDLSNDDHSLLVIPLKYVSTVMAGKSKNNGIFTDPEPLVKFNNFAEYKDPKGWVLVYDTINLKSVLIMKCHSSSIRKIVISDMIIATASSKGTIIRLFQLNFKQSEDIKLTRILNLRRGHNSAHIHCLKFNTDCTILACGSENTIHFFSLKYNEDIIDGHNYGTSTLKTYEAGDGDEHETDYNISQSSLLDAESSKSSEDLNENLANLLISKPIPNEIEENDKDVDNSSDSKYWKLSKKLTSKYTKKIVKNLPYKDYFNNLVLSPPRRSFNIIRLKDHKPVEIGFIDDLVLVASYSRKFYQYKFDEGSRECRLVSEYDY is encoded by the coding sequence ATGAATAACATCCGATTCAACCAAGACAATTCATGTATGGCTGTGGCATCAGATACCGAGAGTCGTATCTTTAATAGTGAACCCTTTGGAGAAATATATACAAACGATTCTCCTGTGTTCCTTTTAAAGGTACTTTTCTCGACCTCCTTAACGATCATAGTCCCTAAAGAGAAAGATAACCGGCTTctcaaaatcttcaatttgaagcAGAATCTTAAGATATGTGAGCTCATATTCCCTAGCTCTATAGtcgaaatcaaaatcaataagAAACGGTTAATTGTGGTGCTAAAAATAGGACAAATATATATCTATGATTTAAGTTATGTGAAGCTTATCAAGATCATAGAAATTGAACCACTAGGTTCTCAGCCATTTGTGGGGGATCTTTCTAATGACGATCATTCACTTCTTGTGATTCCCTTGAAGTATGTTAGCACTGTCATGGCAGGGAAATCCAAAAATAATGGCATCTTTACCGACCCGGAGCCTCTAGTCAAGTTTAATAACTTTGCGGAGTATAAAGACCCAAAGGGATGGGTTTTGGTGTATGATACtatcaatttgaagagtGTATTGATCATGAAATGCCATTCGTCCAGCATCCGTAAAATTGTCATTTCTGATATGATCATAGCTACGGCTTCTTCTAAAGGAACTATTATTCGGTTGTTTCAGCTTAACTTCAAACAGTCTGAAGATATAAAGCTAACAAGAATTCTTAATTTGAGACGAGGACACAACTCAGCCCACATACACTGCTTAAAGTTCAATACTGATTGTACCATTCTAGCATGTGGGTCTGAAAATACTATACATTTTTTCAGTCTAAAATACAACGAAGATATCATTGACGGTCATAATTATGGAACTAGTACATTGAAAACATATGAAGCgggtgatggtgatgaacaCGAAACAGATTATAATATTTCCCAGTCATCTTTGCTCGATGCAGAGAGCTCTAAGCTGTCAGAAGACTTAAACGAAAACCTAGCTAACTTGCTTATATCAAAGCCTATTCCTAATGAAATAGAGGAGAATGATAAGGATGTTGATAACTCAAGTGATTCTAAGTATTGGAAGCTTTCGAAAAAGCTCACTTCCAAATACACCAAAAAAATAGTTAAAAACCTTCCCTATAAAGActatttcaacaacttggttCTCCTGCCACCTCGCCGTTCTTTTAATATCATCAGGTTGAAAGATCATAAACCAGTGGAAATAGGATTTATTGatgacttggtgttggttGCTTCATACTCAAGAAAGTTCTACCAATACAAATTTGATGAGGGTAGTAGAGAGTGTCGATTGGTAAGCGAATATGACTACTAA
- the EHD3 gene encoding mitochondrial 37S ribosomal protein mS47 (COG:I; EggNog:ENOG503NV3G; BUSCO:EOG0926213Q): MSNGTSNIVDDVLFHNKNLARVISLNRPGKLNSLNTSMVSKIYPRLVEYAKSDINNMIILDSTSPKGLCAGGDVAEAAKEILNDNSDYAVNFFKGEYNLNFLIGTYPKPFIALMDGITMGGGVGLSVHAPFRISTDTTKLAMPEMDIGFFPDVGTTFFLPRVDDKVGYYVALTGTVLSGLDAYMLGFATHYVPRDRLGSLVNRLSNLQPPNQTNLSVSNQKEYYQQINDIINEFTDTKLPKDYNYPFSTEQLIVIKEAFSQPTFDDVLKYLVDSSSQFAKETLEKLLAKSPTSLRVGFELMNQGAKNSLRKQLELELITAANIMTLNPEINDFVKGVKHKLIDKIKEPSLPEWSPVTDAVKLMTSSIEVGKLEKPLIHSVFNIDYVHYPYNFGVPKNNQIKSFINGTDTKRSYLPTVKEVYSHFKSDKLGTELKLQSTLELHGDLQKYQSKYVSWVE, translated from the coding sequence ATGTCTAACGGAACGTCTAATATCGTGGACGATGTATTGTTTCACAATAAGAACCTTGCTCGGGTCATTAGTTTGAACAGACCTGGAAAATTGAACTCGCTCAATACGTCGATGGTTTCCAAGATCTACCCCAGACTCGTTGAATATGCTAAATCCGATATTAACAACATGATCATCTTGGACTCGACTAGTCCTAAAGGTTTATgtgctggtggtgatgttgcTGAAGCAGCcaaggagattttgaacGATAACTCAGATTATGCTGTgaattttttcaaaggtgaatacaatttgaactttttAATTGGGACTTATCCCAAGCCCTTCATTGCTTTAATGGATGGAATCACCATGGGTGGAGGTGTTGGTTTATCTGTACATGCACCATTCAGAATCAGTACTGACACCACTAAACTTGCAATGCCAGAAATGGATATTGGATTTTTCCCCGACGTAGGAACGACGTTTTTCTTACCAAGGGTGGATGATAAAGTTGGTTATTATGTTGCTTTAACCGGCACTGTTTTATCGGGTCTTGACGCTTATATGTTGGGATTCGCCACTCATTATGTTCCACGCGATCGGTTGGGATCGTTGGTGAACAGGTTATCGAACCTACAACCACCAAACCAGACTAATTTGTCAGTGAGTAACCAAAAGGAGTACTACCAACAAATAAATGACATTATCAATGAGTTCACTGATACAAAGTTACCAAAGGACTACAACTACCCTTTCAGCACAGAACAACTTATTGTAATCAAAGAAGCATTTAGTCAGCCTACGTTCGATGACGTTTTGAAATACTTGGTTGACTCTTCCTCCCAATTTGCTAAAGAAACCTTAGAGAAATTGTTAGCCAaatctccaacttctttgagAGTTGGATTCGAATTGATGAACCAAGGAGCCAAAAATTCGCTCagaaaacaacttgaactcgaGCTCATTACGGCCGCTAACATCATGACTTTGAATCCGGAAATCAATGACTTTGTGAAAGGAGTTAAACACAAATTGATcgacaaaatcaaggaGCCAAGTTTACCTGAATGGAGTCCTGTTACAGATGCTGTCAAATTAATGACCAGCTCAATAGAAGTTGGTAAATTAGAAAAACCTTTGATCCATAGTGTGTTCAACATCGACTATGTTCATTATCCATATAACTTTGGGGTGCCTAAAAACAATCAGATCAAGtccttcatcaatggcACAGACACTAAACGTTCATATTTACCAACCGTAAAAGAGGTTTACAGCCATTTTAAGTCCGATAAATTAGGAACTGAGCTAAAGTTGCAAAGCACTTTGGAATTACATGGAGACTTGCAAAAGTACCAAAGTAAATATGTTTCTTGGGTTGAATAG